A genomic window from Sparus aurata chromosome 4, fSpaAur1.1, whole genome shotgun sequence includes:
- the nhsb gene encoding Nance-Horan syndrome protein isoform X5 yields the protein MALACLGLGCVPVRSKAVSNLDIESKLSLHYQAPWHQQHNVFHPCSRPPCLEELHRNAQLSLRALHRDEQQHHRSTSRERNRVTISISVAPPMPTFPSPHSIRRQQRSRLARAQERAERERELDYQPRKERTVRETEIQTIQRKERPGREADIPTIQRKATSTGEGEGGEVLSSHRAKASAPKAPSTQDKQTNWSKENLPPSDQKSTADSHTISSCIIPINVTGVGFDREASARCSLVHSQSVLQRRRKLRRRKTITGIPKRVQHDMDSDESPVARERTVIVHANPHQLSLCHEDLSISGRLHHTRDSGCQTDDFLIACTAAPSRRRIRAQRGHQGIPASLSHSTGNISSLGDQSDSTYTSVATHSGRLRSRSLPREGGRLMDSDEDDDDDNYDDDDEDEELSPYEAEDFIPPGPSPRMKMMMMKDEEESTDDQAAPEPLQLGSLKRLQRSGERDRGGGGGGSPEHSWMERGRSRLPRKADMGSCEISSSSDTFSSPIHSVSTTGVLGSHVDHKEDHQSSSGNWSGSSSTCPSQTSETIPPPSSPPLTGSSHCDSELSLNTVPNAIDEGFSLDPSYHSDLRPQGQGHRSSSFTSSATDQLDDAGVSTASEGEWTYPPDQDQTDPDHDPDQTQNLGQSHGLAQEYGSKGLEDQTCFSENKTTNTEKEPGSHYPSDTEAFYSSSVHFGECNQNYRGYMYNYADTGPDCGQSNTVAVPLSHGVYSQPSADFRAGTMTLGRTCRPLRKPKAKPPPPKRTTSLKETSISVDVGTDTQADQDQPKTVSEQELTLSSTDMKLELELELGGAPEPLQTSCLVAEPLGTWGMGLRETVDIVEPMSFSSADTHSFKDEGAVQSDYADLWLHNTELKSSNGEYTSMSNSSTATGTTVMECIKSPDSSSSSTEAQTQALAQASENRATSPPLPPGDFKLGSPEKLAGLASPSSGYSSQSETPTSTLPSSSAAFFPGPLSPSTGKRKPKVPERKSSLSSLQHFPRDGASISSGYKRDPDFPPPPSQLDLNVLHGGYVRHTLSHRTYHMHTLHHSKHRVANVLATGTKLLAPEASNTNPPPPNIAPKISSSNLLVITPSALRSVQLHSVSHSTESATAPDQETASGAETVTRPKCPPSASTLAPPPVNTRPLPPRRPPPRPPAHDNTSSPEHLQPPPPGRHPDGPPSYESLLLRQDRYGPGTFWAMTAFRTRMDPSSELSDESSPLHRPVPRAPHPSPVDLHTHIHSHTEFRGLTHSAHAHSEFRVLGERSFSQDDDDDEDEEEEEEEQVKEPPRVTCSRGGMRSDHPPPPAYELLGGSHLDSGPWASPVKVPGTIMETSHPYLISDARKGGQEDQEEEEEVTSGATRSAHQHQPHESKDDSTTPDTEDYFSKGILCAADSTPSDNSLSPLTDDTKVDDDVIITSPNKSRTTEDLFAMIHRSKRKVLGRKDSGDINQKSRLCPTAPVAPVSTVIIPPAPPLNIPATLPTAAGSQRAPVPIYRSAKKSSTSNEEFKLLLLKKGSRSDSSYRMSATEILKSPITPKTPGESIQEGPIRQAEEPLSTLQEPPIPGLDPIQIPGLFPRANSESFTPKTLPMSAASRQGRSRIPPVANSSRYSTRSRLYTAPMQAISEGETENSDGSPHDDRSS from the exons GAGAGGACTGTTAGAGAAACAGAGATCCAGACTATTCAGAGAAAA GAGAGGCCAGGGAGAGAAGCAGATATTCCGACGATCCAAAGAAAG GCTACCTCCACAGGGGAAGGCGAAGGTGGTGAGGTCCTTAGCAGCCACAGAGCCAAGGCCTCAGCCCCCAAAGCCCCCTCGACCcaggacaaacagacaaactggtCCAAGGAAAACCTCCCACCATCAGATCAGAAGTCAACTGCTGATTCTCACACCATATCCTCCTGCATCATTCCCATCAACGTTACAG GAGTTGGGTTTGATAGGGAAGCAAGTGCTCGTTGCTCTCTCGTCCATTCCCAGTCAGTTCTTCAGAGGAGAAggaagctgaggaggaggaagactaTCACAGGAATACCTAAAAGAGTACAACATGACATGG ACTCAGATGAATCACCCGTAGCAAGAGAGCGCACAGTGATTGTCCATGCCAACCCCCAccaactctctctctgtcatgaAGACCTCTCAATTAGTGGTCGTCTACATCACACGCGTGACTCTGGCTGCCAGACAGATGATTTCCTTATAGCAT GTACAGCTGCTCCCTCGAGAAGGCGCATCAGAGCTCAACGGGGCCATCAGGGAATCCCTGCCTCTTTATCCCATTCAACCGGAAACATTTCTTCCCTGGGTGACCAGTCAGACTCCACATATACCAGTGTTGCAACCCACAGTGGACGCTTGCGTTCTCGTAGCCTACCACGAGAGGGTGGTCGTCTGATGGACAGTGAtgaggatgacgatgatgacaattatgatgatgatgatgaagacgaGGAATTATCACCATACGAAGCAGAGGACTTTATTCCACCTGGCCCTAGTCCAagaatgaagatgatgatgatgaaggatgaagaggagagtaCAGATGACCAGGCAGCTCCTGAGCCACTGCAACTTGGAAGCCTAAAAAGGCTGCAACGATCTggggaaagagacagagggggtggaggaggaggaagcccAGAGCACAGCTGGATGGAGAGGGGCCGTTCTCGTTTGCCCCGCAAGGCTGACATGGGCAGCTGTGAGATCTCATCAAGTTCAGATACTTTCAGCAGCCCTATTCACTCTGTGTCTACTACAGGAGTTCTTGGCAGCCATGTGGACCACAAGGAGGACCACCAGTCATCAAGCGGGAACTGGAGTGGTTCCAGCTCCACCTGCCCCTCTCAGACATCTGAAACCATTCCCCCACCCTCTTCTCCACCACTGACAGGCTCATCCCACTGTGACTCAGAGCTGTCACTCAACACTGTGCCCAATGCCATTGATGAGGGATTCTCCCTGGATCCCTCATACCACTCTGACCTCAGACCCCAGGGGCAAGGCCACAGGTCAAGCTCATTCACATCCTCAGCCACAGACCAGCTGGACGATGCAGGGGTCAGTACGGCCAGTGAGGGGGAGTGGACATACCCTCCGGACCAAGACCAAACTGACCCGGACCATGACCCTGACCAGACCCAAAACCTGGGACAGAGCCATGGGTTAGCCCAGGAATATGGCTCCAAAGGTCTAGAAGACCAAACCTGTTTCAGTGAAAACAAGACCACCAACACTGAAAAAGAGCCTGGCTCTCATTACCCATCTGATACAGAGGCTTTCTACTCCTCTTCTGTGCATTTTGGGGAGTGTAACCAGAATTACAGAGGATACATGTATAACTATGCAGACACAGGACCTGACTGTGGCCAATCCAACACTGTGGCAGTCCCACTATCCCATGGAGTTTACTCCCAGCCCTCAGCTGACTTCAGGGCAGGCACTATGACCCTGGGGAGGACTTGTCGTCCACTGAGGAAACCAAAAGCAAAACCTCCACCACCTAAACGGACCACCTCGCTGAAGGAAACCAGTATTAGTGTTGATGTTGGAACAGATACACAGGCAGATCAGGATCAACCAAAGACGGTTAGTGAACAAGAGCTTACCTTGTCTTCCACAGATATGAAGCTGGAACTGGAGCTAGAGCTTGGAGGTGCTCCAGAACCATTACAGACATCTTGTCTAGTGGCAGAGCCATTGGGAACTTGGGGAATGGGACTGAGAGAAACCGTGGACATAGTAGAGCCCATGTCCTTCAGCTCTGCAGATACACACTCATTTAAGGATGAAGGTGCTGTGCAATCTGACTATGCAGACCTGTGGCTTCACAACACTGAGCTTAAGTCCAGCAATGGAGAGTACACATCCATGTCCAACTCAAGCACAGCTACAGGCACTACTGTAATGGAGTGTATTAAGTCACCAGacagctcttcctcctccacagaAGCCCAAACCCAGGCTCTTGCCCAGGCTTCAGAAAACAGGGCAACTAGTCCACCTCTCCCGCCTGGAGACTTCAAACTTGGGTCACCTGAGAAGCTGGCTGGTCTAGCCTCACCATCAAGTGGCtattccagccaatcagagactcCTACGTCAACCTTGCCCTCATCTTCAGCAGCATTCTTTCCAGGACCTCTGTCTCCCTCAACTGGCAAAAGAAAGCCGAAGGTGCCCGAGAGGAAGTCTTCTCTCTCGTCACTGCAGCACTTCCCCAGAGATGGAGCTTCTATTTCCTCTGGTTATAAGAGAGACCCAGACTTCCCACCTCCACCATCTCAACTTGATCTCAATGTTCTTCATGGTGGTTATGTCAGACACACACTATCCCATCGGACATACCACATGCACACGCTCCACCACAGCAAACACAGAGTTGCAAATGTTTTAGCCACTGGAACAAAGTTGTTGGCCCCTGAGGCATCAAATACCAACCCACCACCACCAAACATTGCTCCGAAAATTTCAAGCTCTAATCTATTGGTGATAACTCCTTCTGCTCTTCGTTCAGTGCAGCTCCATTCTGTTAGCCACTCTACAGAAAGTGCTACCGCTCCAGATCAGGAAACAGCAAGTGGAGCAGAGACAGTTACGAGACCCAAATGTCCTCCAAGTGCTTCTACTCTTGCTCCACCGCCTGTTAACACTAGGCCTCTACCACCGCGTAGACCACCTCCCAGACCCCCAGCTCATGACAACACCTCCTCCCCTGAACACTTGCAACCACCTCCCCCTGGCCGCCACCCTGATGGGCCTCCATCCTATGAAAGCCTGCTACTCAGACAGGACAGATATGGACCTGGAACCTTCTGGGCAATGACAGCCTTCAGAACCCGGATGGACCCATCATCAGAACTCTCAGATGAAAGTTCACCATTGCATCGGCCTGTGCCACGTGCTCCTCATCCTTCGCCTGTGGATCTCCACACGCATATCCACTCGCACACAGAGTTCAGAGGGCTCACACACTCAGCTCATGCACACTCTGAGTTTAGGGTTTTGGGAGAGCGTTCATTCTcccaggatgatgatgatgatgaagatgaggaggaggaagaggaagagcaaGTGAAAGAGCCACCGAGGGTAACATGTTCCAGAGGAGGCATGCGATCGGACCACCCTCCACCCCCAGCATATGAGTTGCTGGGGGGATCCCACTTAGACTCAGGGCCCTGGGCTAGTCCAGTCAAAGTGCCTGGTACCATAATGGAGACATCGCATCCTTACCTAATCAGCGATGCAAGGAAAGGAGGACAAGAAgatcaggaagaagaggaggaagtgacatcaggTGCTACCAGAAGTGCCCATCAGCATCAGCCACATGAGAGCAAAGATGACTCCACCACTCCTGACACTGAGGATTACTTCAGTAAAG GGATCTTGTGTGCTGCAGATTCCACGCCCAGTGATAATTCACTCTCCCCCCTGACGGATGACACCAAAGTGGATGATGACGTTATCATAACATCACCCAACAAGTCCCGCACAACTGAAGACCTGTTTGCCATGATACACAG ATCCAAGAGAAAGGTCCTGGGACGTAAAGATTCAGGAGACATAAATCAGAAGTCTCGTCTCTGCCCTACAGCACCAGTGGCTCCTGTCTCAACTGTCATTATCCCACCAGCCCCTCCTCTCAACATACCAGCCACCTTACCCACTGCTGCTGGGTCACAACGTGCCCCTGTGCCAATTTACCGCAGCGCCAAGAAATCCAGCACATCAAACGAGGAGTTTAAACTCCTGTTGCTGAAGAAAGGTAGCAGGTCTGATTCTAGCTACCGTATGTCAGCTACAGAGATTCTGAAGAGTCCTATAACCCCTAAAACCCCAGGGGAGTCCATTCAGGAAGGGCCCATAAGACAAGCTGAGGAGCCACTCTCTACACTCCAAGAGCCCCCTATTCCTGGCCTGGACCCAATCCAGATACCGGGCCTTTTCCCCAGGGCCAACTCTGAAAGTTTTACCCCTAAAACCTTGCCTATGTCAGCTGCATCGCGACAGGGACGTTCTCGGATTCCCCCTGTAGCCAACAGCAGTCGCTACAGTACACGCAGTCGCCTCTATACAGCCCCCATGCAAGCCATTTCTGAAGGGGAGACGGAAAACTCAGATGGGAGCCCCCATGATGACAGATCCTCCTAA